GAGGATCTCCGCACCTACGGCCGTGACGCGCTGATGGCGCATATCCGGGTGCAGCTCGCACCGCAGGACGTCGCCCGCTTCATGCTGCTGGCGGCATAGATCGGCGGCTGAACGGCGGCGGCGCGCGGCCGCCATCATGCTCGCATGGATGCACGATCCCTTGGAGAGGACCGCGCCTCGGCCTTCGAGAGGGCGATCGGCCCACAAGCGGTTCGGACAGGCAATGCCTGCGGCCGACTATTTTCCGGCGGCTGCCGTCCACCCCACGCGACAGGTCGCGTGGGGACCCCGGATCAACCGCCTTTCCATCGCGACACAAAATAGCCGGCCTCCGGCATCCTCCGCGTTCGCTCCGGCCCGGCGCGCGCGCCGGGTGCAGGTCCGCTCCGCCCGTGGGCTCCGTCGCCATGAAGGCCGCGACGGTCGCGGTCCAGCCAAAGGAGCATCCCATGATCGAGCACGACGACTACGAACCCCACCACGAATCGTCCCCAACCGACCACGTCCTCAACGAACTCCAGCTCCACGGCTACCGCCCCTTCGCCGACGAGCCGGACCAGCGCCTCCTGCCAGACGGCAACCAGGTCGCGGGCGCTGTCGCCGACATCTTCGACGCCCTGATCTCGACCCTGGAGGACACGCGCCTCGAACCCGACCTCGACGATCTCCTCTGGTCAACCGTCAACGTCTTCCACCGCGCCGCCGACCGGATCACCCGCGAACTCGACGACAACGAGCAGGCGCAGAAGCGTTCACAGCGGCAACAGGACGGCAGCGAGGTGAAGTCGGTCGAACTCGAACGCCAGATCGCCGAGGGCAAGACGCTCATCGAACGTCAGAACGCTTTCGAACTGATGCGCGATCAGGCCGCCGAACACTACGAGCGCCATGTCGGCAAGCCTTGGCTCCCTCGCACCGGCTCAAAGGTCAACCATCGCAACCTGACCTCCGCGATGATCGACAGCCGCGACTTCCTCATGGCGAAGAAGCGCGCCGAGCAGGAAGTCCTTCTCCCTCCCGGCCCAAAGATCGTTGTCACCGGTGGCCTCGACTTCAATGACCACCGGCTGATCTGGGCCAAGCTCGATCAGGTCCACGAGAAGCACCCAGACATGGTACTGATCCACGGCAAATCCCCGAAAGGCGCCGAAAAGATCGCCTCGCTCTGGGCGAATAATCGCAACGTACCGCAGATCGGCTTCGCACCCGACTGGACGAAGCATGGTCGCGCCGCCCCCTTCAAGCGCAACGACGAGATGCTCGACATCGTGCCGAAGGGCGTGATGCACTTCCCAGGCACCGGCATCAACGACAACCTCGCCGACAAAGCGAAGAAACTCGGCATCCCGGTCTGGAAGTTCGGCGGCGCGTGAGCGCCGCCTATCTCAGGTCGATCTTCCAGAACCTCAGCACTTCCTCAACTTCCGCTTTCGGGTAGTGGAGGTAATCGGCATTGGCCAAATCAGACCGCACCTTCGATTTTCGTTTCGCGATCTCGCGTTCGATACGCGATGTGAAGGGAGCAGTGCCCGGTGGCAGAATGCCCGGTCGGTCGGGTGCGGGCCAACTCTTCGGATAATCTGACGGTATCCAGCCCGACCGAACTTGTTCCGCCTGCGTCCCCACAGATTCATGCTCGCATGCCCATCCGTAAAGATGGAACGAACAAACCCGCAGCATTGCCTTGATCTCGGGAAGCGTGTCGGTGAAGCCCTTCAGCGAAGTGGGCAGCCAGACCATGTTCGCAACACATGAGAAGTAGCGCGGGTCCTGCACGACGCTACTGCGCTGCGCGAAGGACGGATCGTCATATCCCCAGATGTGGCAGACGGTCCAATTCTTCGGCTTAGGCGACGCGACGTCGAGAGCGGCCACAAGCGCGTTCAGTGCCGCCACGTTTCCCTCGAACTTCTCGGCAGTCACGCCTGTCGCCTTCCGAGTGTTCGTGTATCGGCGAGACCAACCGGCATCGTAGAGTGGGCGGCCTCGCGCCGTGTGCGGCGCCCAGACCGG
This window of the Martelella lutilitoris genome carries:
- a CDS encoding DUF2493 domain-containing protein; protein product: MIEHDDYEPHHESSPTDHVLNELQLHGYRPFADEPDQRLLPDGNQVAGAVADIFDALISTLEDTRLEPDLDDLLWSTVNVFHRAADRITRELDDNEQAQKRSQRQQDGSEVKSVELERQIAEGKTLIERQNAFELMRDQAAEHYERHVGKPWLPRTGSKVNHRNLTSAMIDSRDFLMAKKRAEQEVLLPPGPKIVVTGGLDFNDHRLIWAKLDQVHEKHPDMVLIHGKSPKGAEKIASLWANNRNVPQIGFAPDWTKHGRAAPFKRNDEMLDIVPKGVMHFPGTGINDNLADKAKKLGIPVWKFGGA